TTCCCCTCTAAAAGTGCAGACGAGCGGGCCGCTCATCAACGCTTGGCCTGTAGCCCAGGTCCATCACCAAGACCTTCGCCAGCTCTTTCGCATCAGGGTCTGTCAGGTTCTTGTCTTGAGCCACCCTCACCTGCCCCCCTTCATCGGACCAGGTGATCTCCAGGAGGTCGCCCGCGAAGTTGTAGGTCTCCACGTAGTTCCCCATGCCCTGGCTTTTTGGGTTGTTGTAGATGATCAGGATCACCCCATGTTTGCCGGCCGGGGTTTCAGCCGTGATGCTCTGCATGCCGAGCAGGCTGAACGCCTGTTTGTCCGGGACGTCGCCGGGAACGGTCACTACTTCTCCTTTGAGATTGGTGAGGCTCCTTTTCTCCTGTATCTCCTCTGCGCCTCCCGGCCTTGCGAGCAGAAGGACCCCCACGAGGAGCAATAGCGCTAACTTCCTGATCTTGTGGCGCTTCATCTGCCTTCCCTCCATCCAGCCGACCATTCCACCTATCCTGTTCACGCTACTTCTATAGATGAGGCAGAAAGCGGAAAGGATGCGCGACATGGGATGCGCCGTCTTTCCACGCTTCGGCGTATCCTTGGGCTGCGCTGCCGCATCTAATAGATGTGAGCGTGTAAGGTGTCAGCGATGCAATGCTCTGCAGCCCTTCGATTACCCTTTGTTTGGTTGAAGGAGATTATGAAGCAGGCGGTCACGCGTCGCCTCAACCGAGCGGTTAGCACGTATGACATCAAGGTCCCCAACAGCATGGAGCGGCTCTATAAGCATATCCGGAAAGGGGATGTGGTCCTCATCGAGGGGATGCTCGGAATCAGCCAACTCATCAAGTACACCACCCAGAGCCAGTGGAGCCATTGTGCCCTCTACGTGGGAGATGCACTGCTGCGCCGGGGGGGAACAGTGCGCGAGCAGGCGGTGAGCCAGTTCGGCCAGCTTGCGGACCGCCTGCTCATTGAGGCGCTGACCGATCACGGGGTGGTGGCCTCGCCACTCGCCAAGTATCGGTGGCACAACCTCCGGATCTGCAAGCCCTTCAAGCTCGACCCTGCCGATCTGGATCGCGTGATCGACGCTGTCCTGGCGGACCTCGGCAAGGCGTACGACCACCGTAATTTCCTGGATCTGACCCTGATGCTCCTCA
Above is a genomic segment from Candidatus Methylomirabilota bacterium containing:
- a CDS encoding lipo-like protein, which produces MQCSAALRLPFVWLKEIMKQAVTRRLNRAVSTYDIKVPNSMERLYKHIRKGDVVLIEGMLGISQLIKYTTQSQWSHCALYVGDALLRRGGTVREQAVSQFGQLADRLLIEALTDHGVVASPLAKYRWHNLRICKPFKLDPADLDRVIDAVLADLGKAYDHRNFLDLTLMLLSPVEFGFLKRRTIQTCLGNCTEHQVICSGMIAQAFQRVGYPILPVVDIGNPPDDMLLEAVPYAYPLTMRHYSQILPRDFDLSPNFQIIKFNLIEEGDFDYKHLTWTTTSREGGCQ